In Acidianus brierleyi, one genomic interval encodes:
- the gatE gene encoding Glu-tRNA(Gln) amidotransferase subunit GatE gives MSELNYKELGLKVGLEIHQQLNTKSKLFCNCPTLLTDEYKFTIERFLRPVMSEVGEVDVAALFEWEKGKKYIYRIPEKSTCLVEYDEEPPHNLNEEALKIGIAMTLAFGGNIVDEIYVMRKEVIDGSNTSGFQRTSIVGLGGNLNDEEGEIGIQTIAIEEDAARKIEDKGKEIIYNLDRLGIPLIEISTAPDIHSPEQAKRVAFKIGQMLRLTGKVKRGLGTIRQDLNVSITGGVKIEIKGVQELDLIPMIIKYEVLRQYNLLKIKEEIEKKITKEEIEKNFIIKDLTDLFKNTKSKVILSAIKSNGKVYGIKVAGFRGIFGKELVPKRRFGTEVSDYVKALAGLGGIFHSDELPNYGITEEEISKVKENLNTSTNDAFVLIVGPKDKLDLATNVIKERILYAFDGIPKETRGANEDGTTKFLRPQPGSARMYPETDVMPTRVSKQLIEEAKQLIPPTPEDKIKSLLSTGISEELAKQLINNPRIDLFEDLVKKYSPKVPPMIIATTIENTVKYVKTQGGNPDLITDDIIDEVINEIYKGNINKDSIPEILTEYSRGNGKIEDIINKYSMISDSELEKIVRETIEENKEEIYKRKEKAFSLVMGRVMAKVRGKAEGKKVAELIKRELQII, from the coding sequence ATGAGTGAGCTTAATTATAAAGAATTAGGTTTAAAGGTTGGCTTAGAAATTCATCAACAACTTAATACTAAAAGCAAACTATTCTGTAACTGTCCAACTTTGCTAACTGATGAGTATAAATTTACTATAGAAAGATTCTTAAGGCCTGTAATGAGCGAAGTAGGAGAAGTCGATGTTGCAGCATTATTTGAGTGGGAGAAAGGTAAAAAATACATCTATAGAATTCCAGAAAAAAGCACTTGTCTAGTAGAATATGATGAAGAACCTCCTCATAATCTTAATGAGGAAGCATTAAAAATTGGAATAGCAATGACATTAGCGTTTGGAGGAAATATAGTTGATGAGATTTACGTTATGAGAAAAGAAGTAATAGATGGGTCTAATACATCTGGGTTTCAGAGAACTTCAATAGTGGGTCTAGGAGGCAATCTAAATGATGAAGAAGGCGAGATTGGAATTCAGACAATAGCTATAGAAGAAGATGCTGCAAGAAAAATAGAAGATAAAGGAAAAGAAATTATATACAATCTAGATAGATTGGGTATACCACTAATAGAAATTTCAACTGCGCCCGATATACATTCGCCAGAACAAGCTAAACGAGTAGCTTTTAAGATAGGACAAATGCTTCGATTAACTGGAAAAGTAAAGAGAGGATTAGGAACAATAAGACAAGATCTTAATGTCTCTATTACCGGTGGTGTCAAAATAGAGATAAAAGGTGTACAAGAACTCGATCTTATTCCTATGATAATAAAATATGAAGTATTAAGACAATACAATCTTCTAAAAATAAAAGAGGAGATAGAGAAAAAAATTACGAAAGAGGAGATAGAGAAAAACTTTATCATAAAAGATCTCACAGATCTATTTAAAAACACTAAAAGTAAAGTTATTCTTTCAGCAATTAAATCAAACGGAAAAGTGTACGGAATAAAAGTAGCAGGATTTAGAGGAATATTCGGAAAAGAACTAGTGCCTAAAAGACGTTTTGGAACAGAAGTATCTGATTACGTAAAAGCATTAGCAGGACTGGGTGGAATATTTCATTCAGACGAGCTACCAAATTATGGAATAACTGAAGAAGAGATAAGCAAAGTGAAAGAAAATCTAAATACATCTACTAACGATGCTTTTGTACTAATAGTAGGACCTAAAGATAAACTAGACCTGGCTACCAATGTAATAAAAGAAAGAATACTTTACGCATTTGATGGTATACCAAAAGAAACTAGAGGAGCCAACGAAGATGGCACTACAAAGTTTTTAAGGCCTCAGCCAGGCTCTGCAAGAATGTATCCAGAAACAGACGTAATGCCAACTAGAGTATCTAAACAGTTAATAGAAGAGGCTAAACAATTAATTCCACCTACTCCGGAGGATAAGATAAAGAGTTTGCTTAGTACTGGTATAAGCGAAGAATTAGCTAAACAATTAATAAATAACCCAAGAATAGATTTATTTGAAGATCTTGTTAAAAAGTATTCTCCTAAAGTACCACCAATGATTATTGCTACCACTATAGAAAATACTGTAAAATATGTTAAAACTCAGGGAGGAAATCCAGATTTAATTACTGATGATATAATTGATGAGGTAATAAACGAAATATATAAGGGAAATATAAATAAGGATTCTATACCAGAAATTTTAACTGAATATTCTAGAGGAAATGGCAAAATAGAAGATATAATAAATAAATATTCTATGATTTCTGATAGTGAACTAGAGAAAATAGTTAGAGAGACAATAGAGGAAAATAAGGAAGAGATTTATAAGAGAAAAGAAAAAGCTTTCAGTTTAGTTATGGGTAGGGTAATGGCAAAAGTAAGAGGAAAAGCTGAAGGAAAGAAAGTAGCTGAATTAATTAAGAGGGAATTACAAATCATCTAA
- the gatD gene encoding Glu-tRNA(Gln) amidotransferase subunit GatD, with translation MSLEGYRGKALDILSKLNVNIGDIIEISRDSFKIKGILMPSYSRDDSIIVIKMENGYNVGISVDNSKISVLEKRIQKPLNVMPEKEEKSEVKIISTGGTIASKIEYETGAVRPALSTEEIIQFMPEINEIAKISAEILFSILSENMSPDKWIKIAEAIKSAFDKGNLGVVIAHGTDTLAYTAAALSFSLKKLQGPVVLVGSQRSSDRPSSDSPINLYSSVLLAKKAPFGEVVINMHGESSDLYTLAHRGVKVRKMHTSRRDAFQSINDKPLAKVLWLEKEIKILRPDYHTKDEETTVDSKFDNRVFLLKYYPGFDPSFIDYLVDTKKIRGIIIEGTGLGHTSTELLDSFKKAAKDGIFLGMTSQCIFGRVNMNVYTTGRLLQQVGVVPLEDMLPEVALVKLMWVLAHENDIEKIKNLMLTNLVGEINSRHSLDFFPRWYHE, from the coding sequence ATGTCACTTGAAGGTTATAGAGGAAAAGCTCTGGATATATTATCTAAGTTAAATGTTAATATTGGCGATATAATAGAAATTTCTAGAGATTCTTTTAAAATAAAAGGTATTCTAATGCCATCGTATTCTAGGGATGATAGTATAATTGTCATAAAAATGGAAAATGGATATAATGTTGGAATATCTGTTGATAATTCAAAAATATCTGTTTTAGAGAAAAGAATCCAAAAACCACTTAACGTTATGCCAGAAAAGGAAGAAAAAAGCGAAGTTAAAATAATTAGCACAGGAGGAACTATAGCAAGTAAAATAGAATACGAAACTGGCGCAGTTAGGCCAGCTCTATCTACTGAAGAAATAATACAATTTATGCCAGAAATTAACGAAATAGCCAAAATTTCAGCAGAAATATTATTTAGTATATTAAGCGAGAACATGTCACCGGATAAATGGATTAAAATAGCTGAAGCTATAAAATCTGCCTTTGATAAAGGAAATTTAGGAGTTGTTATAGCTCATGGAACTGATACTTTAGCGTATACTGCTGCAGCTTTATCTTTTTCCCTTAAAAAATTGCAAGGGCCGGTAGTCTTAGTAGGATCACAAAGAAGTAGCGATAGACCAAGTAGCGATTCCCCCATAAATTTATACTCTTCAGTTTTGCTTGCTAAAAAAGCTCCGTTTGGTGAAGTAGTAATTAACATGCATGGAGAAAGCTCTGATTTATATACACTAGCTCATAGGGGCGTTAAAGTTAGGAAAATGCATACAAGTAGAAGAGACGCATTTCAAAGTATAAATGACAAACCGTTAGCTAAGGTTTTGTGGCTTGAAAAGGAAATCAAAATACTTAGACCAGATTATCATACAAAAGACGAAGAGACTACCGTAGATTCTAAGTTTGATAATAGAGTATTTTTACTAAAATATTATCCTGGCTTTGATCCTTCTTTCATAGATTATTTGGTAGATACAAAAAAAATTAGAGGGATAATAATAGAAGGTACTGGATTAGGCCATACATCTACAGAGCTCCTTGATTCATTTAAAAAAGCTGCAAAAGACGGCATATTCTTAGGAATGACCTCACAGTGTATTTTTGGTAGAGTAAATATGAACGTTTATACTACTGGTAGATTACTTCAACAAGTCGGTGTAGTACCATTAGAGGATATGTTACCAGAGGTAGCGTTAGTTAAGCTAATGTGGGTTTTAGCCCATGAAAACGATATAGAAAAAATAAAGAACTTAATGCTAACTAATCTTGTAGGGGAAATTAACAGTAGACATTCATTAGATTTCTTTCCAAGGTGGTATCATGAGTGA
- a CDS encoding 30S ribosomal protein S30e codes for MPSHGSLTKAGKVRSQTPKVQPKEKSKEPPKLRNRMEFEKRIVKSSKTPQQRGKGS; via the coding sequence ATGCCGTCTCATGGTTCACTGACTAAAGCTGGGAAAGTTAGAAGCCAAACTCCAAAGGTTCAGCCAAAAGAAAAATCTAAAGAACCACCTAAATTAAGAAATAGAATGGAATTTGAGAAAAGAATTGTGAAATCTTCAAAAACTCCACAACAAAGAGGCAAAGGTTCATAA